The Oncorhynchus nerka isolate Pitt River linkage group LG12, Oner_Uvic_2.0, whole genome shotgun sequence genome includes a region encoding these proteins:
- the LOC135574241 gene encoding endonuclease domain-containing 1 protein-like → MMGLLNHLSTLLLLSLLPPALSHVVVKFSDVPQCQKFFLEGKTPNLPDILVDGIVKDQNRYKPICQLFNNIYRFATLYDTTNRIPVFSAYTFSGRPTDCRPKHQPWMMEPQLNDVNNSPEMKIMGEHSQHQAGNDDYINSIQKKGVNRGHLFPCSHAHDLDTQKSTFTLTNIVPQVVSFNGGSWREMEEHVREKLETDCINNNRKIKAYVVTGAVPSDNNKLNNRVNIPGLMWTAYCCYNNNLRKWVARAHWGQNQKEGKGKTLPSETLADLYNMLNPNYPGGVQVFPEQCPTGVKPTTTSTTTTSTPPHSWRKYLDIISFPLRHLYNALINHSRRFFG, encoded by the exons ATGATGGGGTTATTGAAtcatctctctactctcctcctcctctctctccttcctcctgctctctctcatgTAGTGGTTAAGTTCAGTGATGTTCCACAGTGCCAGAAGTTCTTCCTGGAGGGGAAAACTCCAAATctaccggatattttggttgatgGGATAGTCAAGGACCAGAACCGCTACAAGCCGATCTGCCAGTTGTTCAACAACATCTACAGGTTTGCAACTCTCTACGACACGACAAACAGGATCCCTGTGTTCTCAGCCTACACCTTCTCTGGTCGTCCTACAGACTGCAGACCAAAACATCAACCCTGGATGATGGAGCCCCAG CTCAACGATGTAAACAACAGCCCTGAAATGAAGATTATGGGAGAACACTCTCAACACCAGGCTGGGAACGACGACTATATTAACTCAATACAAAAGAAAGGGGTGAACAGAGGTCACCTCTTCCCATGTTCACATGCTCATGACCTTGATACTCAGAAGTCCACCTTTACCCTGACCAACATCGTTCCCCAGGTGGTGTCCTTCAACGGGGGCAGCTGGAGAGAAATGGAGGAACATGTCAGAGAAAAGCTTGAGACGGACTGTATTAATAACAACAGGAAGATAAAGGCCTATGTGGTGACTGGAGCAGTTCCCAGTGACAACAACAAACTGAACAACAGAGTGAACATCCCAGGTCTCATGTGGACAGCCTACTGCTGTTACAACAACAACCTGAGAAAGTGGGTGGCCCGAGCACACTGGGGTCAGAACCAAAAGGAGGGCAAGGGGAAGACATTGCCCTCAGAAACCTTGGCAGATCTGTATAACATGTTGAACCCGAACTACCCAGGTGGTGTCCAGGTTTTCCCAGAGCAGTGTCCAACTGGTGTCAAacctactactacttctactactactacgtcTACTCCTCCCCATTCCTGGAGGAAATATCTTGACATAATTTCTTTCCCACTGAGGCATCTTTACAATGCATTGATAAATCATTCTAGAAGGTTCTTTGGATGA